One part of the Nymphaea colorata isolate Beijing-Zhang1983 chromosome 8, ASM883128v2, whole genome shotgun sequence genome encodes these proteins:
- the LOC116259537 gene encoding F-box protein FBW2 codes for MPRRGVRCWEELLPDALGLIFRKLPLQETLTVVPRVCRSWRKVVAGPYCWQEIDIEEWCMHCKQDQMHRMLQLLLGRSSGSLRKLAVYAVPDDAIFSFIADHGASLDSLRVPKSRLSDAIFDQVAEKFQKLTSLDISYCENMGARALEAIGRHCKSLVSLKRAMHPLGVLDRSCQDDEAMAIAKTMPQLKHLEMAYVLLTTSGVRTIVTACRELEFLDVRGCWDVKLEGEEWLAKRQLEKGLKVLGPEVVDRYDLHYLESCSDDEDDEWGSIGDEDYHLDWDLYDDADIMLENFDGSSDGMWDEDQDLDGLELRLYVASDDSDHGIGWGPGSP; via the exons ATGCCCAGAAG GGGGGTTAGATGCTGGGAGGAGCTCCTTCCTGACGCGCTTGGGCTGATCTTCAGGAAGCTGCCTCTGCAGGAGACGCTGACGGTGGTGCCGCGGGTATGCAGATCATGGAGGAAGGTCGTTGCTGGTCCCTACTGTTGGCAGGAGATCGACATAGAAGAATGGTGCATGCACTGCAAACAGGACCAAATGCACAGGATGCTTCAATTGCTCCTCGGCCGGAGCTCCGGCTCGCTTCGGAAGCTCGCCGTCTATGCCGTCCCGGATGATGCTATCTTCTCTTTCATTGCAGACCA CGGTGCTTCCTTGGACAGCCTCCGAGTCCCAAAAAGCCGTCTGAGTGATGCCATTTTTGATCAAGTTGCAGAGAAGTTCCAGAAATTGACCTCCTTGGACATCAGTTACTGCGAGAACATGGGAGCTCGAGCACTAGAGGCCATCGGCAGGCACTGCAAGTCTTTAGTGTCTCTTAAAAGGGCAATGCACCCACTGGGGGTACTCGATAGAAGCTGCCAGGACGATGAAGCCATGGCTATTGCGAAAACCATGCCTCAACTCAAACATTTGGAAATGGCATATGTTCTGCTGACGACTAGTGGAGTTCGAACAATAGTTACAGCTTGCCGGGAACTTGAGTTCCTCGATGTGAGAGGCTGTTGGGATGTGAAATTGGAGGGGGAGGAGTGGCTGGCCAAGAGACAACTGGAGAAGGGCTTGAAGGTTTTGGGTCCAGAGGTGGTTGATCGCTATGATCTCCATTATCTGGAAAGCTGcagtgatgatgaagacgatgaGTGGGGCTCGATAGGGGATGAAGATTATCATCTGGATTGGGACCTTTATGATGATGCGGATATAATGCTGGAGAATTTCGATGGAAGCTCGGATGGTATGTGGGATGAGGATCAAGACCTGGACGGTCTGGAATTAAGGCTGTATGTTGCCTCAGACGATTCAGACCATGGAATTGGTTGGGGACCTGGTTCGCCATGA
- the LOC116259401 gene encoding pentatricopeptide repeat-containing protein At1g11290, chloroplastic-like has product MFAASPARFIPSILPSHGEEAAGGLASALQTCIDRGMWLTGKAIHALAIKSMSKEDRYMSTKVVLFYAKFGFLSRARYLFDEMSDPGLVAWTILIGAYARSGRFLESLDLFRQMQRAGLRPNCYSLAIVLNLAVALEEVSYGKQIHAYAIRNVGEEDACLGSALVDFYARCGSLDEAREIFDKMARRDVVAWTIMINGYLKHNYGKEALRLFIEMCDSGVQPNQHTCTAVLKCASLDAGKQIHGIAVKQQRDLGMYVGSGLMDMYMKNWDPESARLLFDAVSEKDAVSFNTMISGYGRHGDGKKALAIFLDMVSFGLKPTASTYVAILSGCANLGSICLARQLHAHIFVNGRGDDAVINGAIIDMYAKCGSLSDARNVFAQAAEKSRVTWNSMINGYGKHGQGKEALELFHAMRKAQIKPDCVTFVCLLSACSHSGLIREGLELFKSMVQVYALEPENEHYSCMVDLLGRSGLVEQAHKFILETPLMAGPTVWGALLGACSVWGRTKIGGIAAQELFELESQSSGSYIALANILSSAGRFADSTTVRKMMDYRCIKKEPGCSWIEISGQAHKFTAGSKAHSSMEEILSMLRILHKHMEDLGKCSSWIQRKPF; this is encoded by the coding sequence GCCTAGCTTCTGCTCTCCAAACATGTATCGATAGAGGCATGTGGTTGACGGGCAAGGCAATTCATGCCCTTGCGATCAAATCGATGTCCAAGGAAGACAGGTACATGAGTACCAAGGTGGTGCTTTTCTATGCAAAATTCGGTTTTCTATCTCGCGCGCGCTACTTGTTTGACGAAATGTCTGACCCGGGGCTAGTTGCATGGACTATCCTGATTGGAGCCTATGCCCGCAGCGGCCGTTTCTTGGAGTCATTGGACTTGTTCAGACAGATGCAGCGTGCAGGTTTGAGACCCAATTGTTATTCGCTGGCTATTGTTTTGAATCTGGCTGTAGCTTTGGAAGAAGTGAGCTATGGAAAACAAATACATGCATATGCAATTAGGAATGTTGGGGAGGAGGACGCTTGCTTGGGGAGCGCTCTCGTTGATTTCTATGCAAGGTGCGGGTCTCTAGATGAAGCTAGGGAGATATTTGATAAGATGGCTAGAAGGGATGTGGTAGCGTGGACCATAATGATTAATGGTTATTTGAAACATAATTATGGGAAAGAAGCACTACGTCTCTTTATTGAAATGTGCGATAGTGGCGTTCAACCTAACCAGCACACTTGCACCGCTGTTCTGAAGTGTGCTTCTCTAGATGCAGGAAAACAGATACATGGAATCGCTGTTAAACAACAACGAGACTTGGGAATGTATGTTGGTAGCGGTCTTATggatatgtatatgaaaaatTGGGATCCTGAAAGTGCAAGATTGCTATTTGATGCAGTGTCTGAAAAAGATGCTGTTTCCTTCAATACCATGATATCAGGTTATGGAAGACATGGGGATGGCAAAAAAGCTCTTGCCATATTCCTGGACATGGTATCGTTTGGATTGAAACCCACTGCGTCCACCTATGTTGCCATTCTTAGTGGATGTGCAAACCTGGGATCAATCTGCTTAGCCAGGCAGCTCCATGCTCATATATTCGTTAATGGGCGTGGAGACGATGCAGTAATTAATGGTGCCATCATCgacatgtatgcaaaatgtggcAGTCTGTCAGATGCTCGTAATGTTTTTGCTCAAGCAGCTGAGAAAAGTAGAGTCACATGGAATTCTATGATCAATGGCTATGGCAAGCATGGCCAAGGAAAGGAAGCCCTTGAGCTCTTTCATGCTATGAGGAAAGCACAAATAAAACCAGATTGTGTTACATTTGTTTGCTTACTTTCCGCATGTAGCCACTCCGGTTTGATAAGAGAAGGACTTGAACTGTTCAAATCTATGGTTCAGGTTTATGCATTGGAACCTGAGAATGAGCACTACAGTTGCATGGTCGATCTTTTGGGCCGTTCAGGATTAGTGGAGCAAGCACACAAGTTCATACTTGAGACACCATTAATGGCAGGGCCTACAGTCTGGGGGGCTCTGCTGGGTGCTTGTAGCGTATGGGGTCGCACAAAGATCGGAGGAATAGCAGCTCAAGAACTATTTGAGCTCGAATCACAAAGCTCTGGTTCATATATTGCACTAGCCAACATTCTGTCTAGTGCTGGTCGCTTTGCCGATTCAACAACAGTCAGGAAAATGATGGATTATCGCTGCATAAAAAAGGAACCGGGATGCAGTTGGATAGAAATTAGCGGTCAAGCACACAAATTCACTGCAGGCAGCAAGGCTCATTCAAGTATGGAGGAAATTCTGTCTATGCTGAGGATCTTGCATAAACATATGGAGGATTTGGGTAAATGCAGCAGTTGGATCCAAAGAAAGCCGTTTTGA